In one Hippocampus zosterae strain Florida chromosome 10, ASM2543408v3, whole genome shotgun sequence genomic region, the following are encoded:
- the prx gene encoding neuroblast differentiation-associated protein AHNAK isoform X20 has translation MDPEPSNEQTDQTTVEAAEPPVEIVVETEAEAGASGYSVTGGGERGIFIKDVLKDSPAAKHLSLQQGDQLLSAKVYFDNVRYEDALKILQCAEPYKVSFLVKRTVQGEEVCVRPRLPSVDIKGPKAKMTKMSVKAIKPFKAKKKRGGRFGLKRLKEKRREELVIEGTPPRLEMSDVDVEFCLPRFKPRRSDQVKAEGGAAAKPKRKIRFPRMKIKSHGGKEDSGGLKAKVKVSPAEIPGVKAKAKGKGHKFEISFPKSKDTKSGSVELKKPDVNIPSPSVEFSLPAGKVVDVEMGGESLNSPDVDFALPSFKADTTLLAQKGKVGIKGPKVEVRGDDAKVMKGKVDVETGKGDGKLQMPNLKLPKMRLVGDLDETDDKMKVKAGGEISVPTVEIKGGSSTVLPEAHVNKGGILENVPSVPSVDISFPKVKGTSNMDIKTTIRKPGMDFSVSDVDFNVERIPDEVEGSFKGPEISMPKLDFSLPKIGVSDKDVASAGSEGKFCPPSAEVGVDMSHYIGGDGKFTLPNFNVSQSQKGNLTGPGVEGEFKLPSVDLTLPKGKDVDPEMPDVNISLPKISLPEGGIKLKGTDFKEGKMDFPDIDVSLPKGKLEGGLELEGPDIKGGKFKMPTFDVSLPKVNLPESGVKLKGPELKGGKMEIPDLNVSLPRGKVEGGVEVQGPDVKGGKFKMPTLDVSLPKVNLPEGDVKLKGPELKGRRMEMPDIDVSLPKGKFEGGVEVQGPDVKGGKFKMPTLDVSLPKVNLPEGGVKLKGPELKGGRMEMPDIDVSLPKGKFEGGVEVQGPDVKGGKFKMPTLDVSLPKVNLPEGGVKLKGPELKGGKMEGPDVDVSLPKVEADFDIEAPKVKGGKFKMPTLDVSLPNVTLPEGGVKLKGPELKGGRMEMPDIDVSLPKGKFEGGVEVQGPDVKGGKFKMPTLDVSLPKVNLPEGGVKLKGPELKGRKMEIPNIDVSLSKGKVEGHVDIEGQDLKGGKLKVPTLDVSLPEVKGPNLEGSKLDIPDIDVCLPKGKARGEIGIEGHVDKGGKFHMPSVDIYLPKMKTKGPDIDIQSPDIKVGEVTMPAVDVSLPKIKSPEVDVSLEGPDVKGGKVAIPAMTGLTGEGAGSGSFKHGTVKLPTVDISAPKVDIDFGLPKPKGDDVKVALLKPEGSRPSSGGSFDSPNVSFKVPSFTLPRFGGKSKSGQLEVSGQSSEVNISLGEPSVESGLENKVTSKKVKLKKPFIGIPKMDADASVSCPELDVNVKKGDIDIPQPDTSVDVERKGRFNAPDVTIKLPKFSMPGFASKDGDLGKPSGDLEAKAKAKIPSVELSLSATKSPEKEVLLPNAEVDVLECDIRTYEGGIPKKPAIDVNVPKVDLAVPLPKIKLESSYEREGTKFKIPHVDLSLPKGKVDSMPKGKPLNIETPEVELKMQSVDVSFPKAPDADFHGHGQGDFKTPHATTDLPDATIQRIDISIRKDKSDVHAKGEQTGLKLKMPSLDIACPKGDLELDMRLRKGDTKGLECHGETNSKVKGPKVKGTKFNIGMPKKKTGVSVKSEHEIENIEPGLTSTIQNGHKEGNMNIQMPCVTLPSVSVKSKEDSEESGLPSSCTAIPRIPDIDFDIGTAQDEEDDKLGKKIKIPKFGVPLPSLSSREGRMEIRGPETKYEGPKVKKAVFVLVNPSQRDEVTLNTGDAKVKIPKFQTNTIETSVSTPGMSVCTSQLRSTDDTLKPEAPSSKFHFETDARLHRGFKDEGVAASGKVKLPKVEFTSPYGKKAAGDASLEIATRLGKPSSSGEAPKGLQIKPGNVSFEGFVDESSKDVVTQHSRTQMLHQDSSASPASFTMEFSSSKVQTWSKGDIKGDPQGIEAPPWFKVPKFTLKPHSTGFLQITPEGSPQAQRRGELGGEANMLGSFCQHSSGITTREVSTPGGGGSVTVVTKTTRTKRHSTPAETSAGVSVATTHPPSDL, from the exons ATGGACCCGGAACCTTCTAACGAGCAGACA gACCAGACCACGGTGGAAGCCGCGGAGCCTCCGGTGGAGATCGTGGTGGAGACTGAGGCGGAGGCTGGAGCTAGTGGCTATAGCGTGACCGGCGGTGGAGAGCGAGGCATCTTCATCAAAGACGTCCTCAAGGACTCACCAGCTGCCAAACATCTCAGCCTGCAGCAAG GTGATCAGCTGCTGAGCGCCAAGGTCTATTTTGACAATGTGCGTTATGAAGATGCTCTGAAGATCCTCCAGTGCGCTGAGCCCTACAAAGTCAGCTTCCTGGTCAAGAGGACGGTCCAGGGGGAGGAGGTCTGCGTGCGGCCCCGCCTGCCCAGTGTGGACATCAAAGGTCCCAAAGCCAAGATGACCAAAATG AGCGTGAAGGCGATCAAGCCATTCAAGGCCAAGAAGAAGAGAGGCGGTCGCTTTGGTCTGAAGAGGCTCAAGGAGAAACGGCGCGAGGAGCTGGTGATCGAGGGAACGCCACCCCGGCTGGAGATGAGCGATGTGGACGTTGAATTTTGCCTCCCCAGGTTCAAACCCAGGCGGAGCGACCAAGTGAAGGCAGAAGGAGGTGCTGCAGCAAAGCCAAAGAGGAAAATCAG GTTTCCTCGGATGAAGATAAAAAGTCATGGGGGAAAAGAGGACAGCGGAGGACTGAAAGCAAAGGTGAAGGTCTCCCCGGCTGAGATTCCAGGAGTCAAAGCGAAAGCCAAAGGAAAAGGTCACAAGTTTGAAATTAGCTTTCCCAAGAGTAAGGATACCAAGTCTGGATCCGTGGAACTGAAGAAGCCGGATGTCAACATTCCGTCGCCGTCTGTAGAGTTCAGTTTGCCTGCTGGGAAAGTTGTAGATGTGGAAATGGGGGGAGAATCATTAAATTCTCCAGATGTGGATTTTGCCCTCCCCTCATTCAAAGCTGACACAACTTTGCTTGCTCAGAAGGGAAAGGTGGGAATTAAAGGTCCAAAAGTTGAAGTAAGAGGCGATGACGCCAAAGTTATGAAGGGAAAAGTTGATGTTGAAACAGGCAAAGGTGATGGAAAACTGCAAATGCCAAACTTGAAACTCCCCAAAATGAGACTGGTGGGTGATTTGGATGAGACCGATGACAAAATGAAGGTCAAAGCAGGAGGAGAAATCAGTGTTCCAACTGTGGAAATAAAGGGGGGAAGTAGTACTGTTCTCCCTGAAGCACATGTCAACAAAGGAGGGATTTTAGAAAATGTTCCATCTGTGCCTTCGGTCGACATCTCTTTTCCCAAAGTCAAAGGAACATCAAATATGGATATAAAGACAACAATAAGGAAGCCTGGAATGGACTTCTCTGTGTCAGATGTGGACTTCAATGTTGAGAGAATTCCAGATGAGGTGGAGGGCTCTTTTAAAGGACCTGAAATTTCCATGCCAAAACTTGATTTCTCTTTGCCAAAGATAGGAGTGTCTGACAAGGATGTGGCTAGTGCAGGAAGTGAAGGGAAATTCTGTCCTCCTTCAGCTGAGGTTGGAGTAGACATGAGCCATTATATTGGTGGAGATGGGAAGTTCACCCTACCTAATTTTAATGTATCTCAATCACAAAAAGGTAATCTGACAGGACCGGGTGTTGAAGGAGAATTCAAGTTGCCTAGTGTGGACCTGACGCTTCCCAAAGGCAAAGATGTGGACCCCGAGATGCCAGATGTTAACATTTCTTTACCAAAGATCAGTCTTCCAGAGGGTGGTATCAAGCTAAAAGGCACGGACTTCAAGGAGGGGAAAATGGATTTTCCAGACATTGATGTTTCACTTCCCAAAGGAAAACTTGAAGGTGGACTAGAGCTTGAAGGCCCTGATATCAAGGGAGGaaaattcaaaatgccaacatttgaTGTTTCTTTACCTAAAGTCAATCTTCCAGAGAGTGGTGTTAAACTAAAAG GTCCAGAACTCAAGGGAGGGAAAATGGAAATTCCAGACCTCAATGTCTCACTCCCCAGAGGAAAGGTTGAAGGTGGCGTTGAAGTTCAAGGCCCTgatgtcaaaggaggaaagttcaaaatgccaacgtTGGATGTGTCTTTACCAAAAGTCAATCTTCCGGAGGGTGATGTGAAACTCAAAG GTCCAGAGCTCAAGGGAAGGAGGATGGAAATGCCAGACATTGATGTCTCACTTCCCAAAGGAAAATTTGAAGGTGGCGTTGAGGTTCAAGGCCCTgatgtcaaaggaggaaagttcaaaatgccaacgtTGGATGTTTCTTTACCGAAAGTCAATCTTCCAGAAGGTGGTGTGAAACTAAAAG GTCCAGAGCTCAAGGGAGGGAGGATGGAAATGCCAGACATTGACGTCTCACTTCCCAAAGGAAAATTTGAAGGTGGCGTTGAGGTTCAAGGCCCTgatgtcaaaggaggaaagttcaaaatgccaacgctGGATGTTTCTTTACCAAAAGTCAATCTTCCGGAGGGTGGTGTCAAACTAAAAGGTCCAGAGCTCAAGGGGGGAAAGATGGAAGGACCAGATGTTGATGTCTCACTTCCCAAAGTTGAGGCAGATTTTGATATTGAAGCCCCAaaagtcaaaggaggaaagttcaaaatgccaacgctGGATGTTTCTTTACCAAATGTCACTCTTCCAGAAGGTGGTGTCAAACTAAAAG GTCCAGAGCTCAAGGGAGGGAGGATGGAAATGCCAGACATTGACGTCTCACTTCCCAAAGGAAAATTTGAAGGTGGCGTTGAGGTTCAAGGCCCTgatgtcaaaggaggaaagttcaaaatgccaacgctGGATGTTTCTTTACCAAAAGTCAATCTTCCGGAGGGTGGTGTCAAACTAAAAG GTCCAGAACTCAAGGGACGGAAAATGGAAATTCCAAACATCGATGTCTCACTTTCCAAAGGAAAAGTTGAGGGGCATGTTGACATTGAAGGCCAAGATCTCAAAGGAGGGAAGTTGAAAGTGCCAACATTGGATGTTTCTTTACCAGAAGTAAAAGGTCCAAACCTTGAAGGAAGTAAGCTTGATATTCCAGACATTGATGTGTGTCTTCCCAAAGGAAAAGCAAGGGGAGAAATTGGAATTGAAGGACATGTTGACAAAGGAGGAAAGTTCCATATGCCCTCTGTGGATATTTATCTtcctaaaatgaaaacaaaaggtcCTGACATAGACATTCAAAGTCCTGACATTAAAGTTGGAGAAGTCACCATGCCAGCGGTTGATGTTTCCCTTCCGAAAATTAAATCCCCAGAAGTAGATGTCAGTTTGGAAGGTCCTGATGTAAAAGGCGGGAAAGTTGCCATCCCAGCAATGACTGGACTGACAGGAGAAGGTGCAGGTTCAGGCTCTTTTAAACATGGGACAGTCAAACTTCCAACGGTTGACATTTCAGCTCCGAAGGTGGATATTGACTTTGGCCTCCCTAAACCAAAAGGTGACGATGTGAAAGTGGCGCTTCTGAAACCAGAGGGAAGCAGGCCTTCTTCTGGGGGAAGTTTTGATTCGCCCAATGTTTCTTTCAAAGTCCCTAGTTTTACACTTCCCAGGTTTGGTGGCAAGTCCAAGAGTGGCCAATTGGAGGTGTCGGGACAAAGCTCAgaggtcaacatttctctcgggGAGCCATCCGTGGAGTCGGGTTTGGAGAATAAAGTGACAAGCAAAAAAGTGAAACTCAAAAAGCCCTTCATTGGAATACCCAAAATGGATGCAGATGCGTCTGTGTCTTGTCCTGAATTAGATGTCAATGTTAAAAAGGGGGACATTGACATTCCTCAACCAGATACTAGTGTTGATGTAGAAAGGAAAGGTCGTTTCAATGCACCCGATGTCACGATCAAACTCCCAAAGTTCTCCATGCCAGGATTTGCTTCaaaagatggagatttgggaaAGCCAAGCGGTGACCTTGAAGctaaggccaaggccaagataCCCTCAGTTGAGCTATCACTTTCCGCCACTAAATCACCAGAAAAGGAGGTTCTTCTTCCCAATGCAGAGGTGGATGTATTGGAGTGTGACATCCGAACCTATGAGGGAGGAATTCCCAAAAAGCCTGCTATTGATGTGAATGTGCCCAAAGTAGACCTGGCTGTGCCACTTCCCAAAATAAAACTTGAGTCTAGTTATGAGAGAGAAGGAACAAAATTCAAAATTCCTCATGTGGACTTATCCTTGCCAAAAGGAAAAGTTGACAGCATGCCAAAAGGCAAACCTTTAAATATTGAAACACCAGAAGTTGAACTCAAAATGCAGTCAGTAGACGTGTCCTTTCCCAAAGCACCAGATGCTGACTTCCATGGACATGGACAAGGTGACTTTAAGACACCACATGCAACCACTGACCTCCCAGATGCGACAATCCAAAGGATAGACATATCCATCCGCAAAGACAAAAGTGATGTGCATGCAAAGGGAGAGCAAACGGGTCTGAAACTGAAGATGCCAAGCCTGGATATCGCATGTCCAAAAGGAGACCTGGAGCTGGATATGCGACTTCGGAAAGGAGACACCAAGGGGTTAGAATGTCATGGAGaaaccaacagcaaagtcaaaggGCCCAAAGTCAAGGGAACAAAATTCAATATCGGAATGCCCAAAAAGAAAACTGGTGTTAGTGTAAAATCTGAGCATGAAATTGAAAATATTGAACCTGGTCTGACATCCACAATTCAGAACGGACACAAAGAGGGAAATATGAACATCCAAATGCCATGCGTTACGTTACCAAGTGTAAGTGTGAAAAGCAAAGAAGACTCAGAAGAAAGTGGCCTCCCGTCATCATGTACTGCAATCCCCAGGATTCCGGACATAGACTTTGATATCGGTACAGCACAAGATGAAGAAGACGACAAATTAGGCAAGAAgataaaaatccccaaatttggTGTCCCACTCCCGTCCCTGTCCTCCCGGGAAGGAAGAATGGAGATCCGAGGACCGGAGACCAAATATGAAGGCCCCAAAGTgaagaaagcagtttttgtTTTAGTAAATCCATCCCAAAGAGATGAGGTGACTTTAAATACAGGTGACGCCAAGGTGAAGATtcccaaatttcaaacaaaCACCATAGAAACATCTGTTAGCACACCTGGAATGTCAGTGTGCACCAGCCAACTAAGGTCAACTGACGACACACTCAAGCCAGAAGCTCCAAGTTCAAAGTTCCACTTTGAAACAGATGCACGACTTCACAGGGGCTTCAAAGATGAAGGAGTGGCAGCTAGTGGAAAAGTCAAACTTCCAAAGGTGGAATTCACTTCTCCTTATGGAAAGAAAGCTGCAGGTGACGCCAGCTTGGAAATCGCAACCAGACTGGGCAAACCTTCATCATCAGGGGAAGCTCCTAAAGGGCTCCAGATAAAACCAGGCAATGTTTCATTTGAAGGTTTTGTTGATGAGTCCTCAAAGGACGTCGTCACACAACACTCCAGAACACAAATGCTGCATCAGGACAGCTCGGCATCTCCAGCTTCTTTTACCATGGAATTCAGCTCATCAAAAGTCCAAACCTGGAGCAAAGGAGACATCAAAGGAGACCCCCAGGGGATAGAGGCCCCCC